TTGTAGTATCAGCACCTATTTCATCAATAAGCTCTCTTAGAGTAACAAATGTTCCTGCTCTTTTTGACATTTGAACAGGCTTTCCTTCTCTGAGTAGATTTACCATCTGCACAAGAAGTATTTTAATTTGAGAATCAGACATGCCCAATGCCTGTACAGCAGCCTTTACTCTCTGAATATACCCGTGATGGTCAGCTCCCCAGATGTTTATAAGTTCATCAAATCCTCTTTCAATTTTGTTTTTATGATAGGCAATATCAGAGGCAAAATATGTATATGTTCCATCACTTTTTACAATAACTCTGTCTTTGTCATCTCCAAAAGCTGTTGAATGAAACCACAATGCTCCATCTTTTTCATAAATAAATCCAAGTTCTTTAAGCTTAAGAATCGCTCTCTGAACCTCACCTGTATGATAAAGTTTTCTTTCACTTATCCAGTTATCAAAATTTACTCCGAAATCATCAAGGTCTTTCTTTATTTCATTGAGCATTTTTTTATAAGAAAAATCAATTAAAAAATCAGCGATTTCATCAAATTCCTTATTTTGTAAACTATTGCCATACAAATCATATAGTTCCTTTGCAATTTCATTTATATACTCTCCTTTATAACATTCCTCTGGCATTTCAAGGTTTTTCCCAAAAAGATTTTGAAGAGCAATATAGACACTCAATCCAAGAATCTCAACCTGTTTACCAGCATCATTTATGTAATACTCAGTGAAAACATTATATCCAGCTTCCTTTAAAATGTTTGCTAATGCTGCTCCCAATGCAGCTCCTCTACCATGCCCAAGATGAAGTGGACCTGTAGGATTTGCACTGACAAACTCAATCTGAATTTTTTTACCATTCCCTATATTCTGGGTAAAAAACAACTCTCCCAGTTTAAGAAGATTTTCAAGCTCAGAAAAAACAAAATCATTTTTGAACTTAAAATTTATAAATCCAGGTCCTGCTAATTCCACACTTTCAAATGAGCTTTTATTTATTGATTGAATTATATCCTGAGCAATCGTTCTTGGGGGTTTTTTTAATTTTTTTGCAATTTCCATTGCTATTGGTGTGCTTAGGTCACCAAAGGCTTCATTTTTAGGAATTTCTATTTCAGGCTCAACTTCTGGTAAGCCAAGTATTTTAATTGTTTCAATGATTCTATTTTTCAAAAATTTATGCATGGCTATCACACCACAATCTTGCATTCTGAAAAAGTTTAAGCCATGGAGATGCTTTCAGTTTTTTCCAGTCTTGAGGTAGCCATGGCAATTGCCACAGTAAAAATGTTCTTTCTGGATGAGGCATCATAGCAAGATGTCTGCCATCTTCACTGCATAAAGCAGTTATACCATAAGGTGAGTTATTTGGATTAAATGGGTAGGTTTCTGTAATATTTCCACTATCGTCAACATAACGCACAGGTGCAAGATTTTTCTCAAGAACTTTACTGAGAATATTTTTATCAGGGAAATATGCTCTTCCTTCTCCATGAGCTATCCATACTCCAATTTGAGAGTCTTCCATCTCTTTAAGCATAATTGATGGAGAAGGTAAAATCTTTACAGTTACCCATCTGGATTCAAATCTTCCAGATTTATTCCATATAAATCTGGGCTGTTTTAGTTCTTCAATCCCATACCACGGAACCCATCCAAGAAGTGCCATAAGCTGGCATCCGTTACAGACACCGAGACTGAAAGTATCATTACGCATATAAAAATTTTCAAATTCCTTTTTTAGATGAGAAAACTTTATACAGCCAGCCCATCCCTTTGCAGAGTCAAGAACATCTGCGAAACTAAAGCCACCAACAAATGCGATTCCCTTAAATTTCTTGAGAGAAATTTTTTTATCTATCAAATCCTGCATACATACATCCCATGGTTCAAATCCAGCCATGTAAAAGGCAGCTGCCATTTCTCTATCACCATTGCTTCCTTCCTCACGAATGATTGCAATGAGCGGTTTTGTTTTCTTTTTAAGAATTATTTCAGGAGTACGTTCAGGGGTAAAGCTAAGTTTGTAATGAGGAGCAATTCTTCCATATATTGATTTTTTTTCTTCCTCCACGCACTCAGGATTTGCCTGAAGCATATCAAGACGATAACTGGTTTCTTCCCAGATGTCTCTAAGGGATGTCATGGGTTCATCAAAAATGATTTTATTAGAATGTTCAATAATAATTTTATTTTCTTTTAAAGTATCGGCAATTCTGTAAAAAGATATCTCATTTTGTATAAGAAACTTCTCTACTTTATCAAGCTTTTTAATATCTACTTCAATTGCAAGCCCTGGTTCTTCATTAAATAGTTCTGCCATAATATTAGATAATTTAGGCTCTTTTATTTTTATATGAAGTCCGCAAGAACCTGAGAAAGCCATTTCAAGAAGAGTTGTAATCAATCCTCCATCTGAACGGTCATGCCCTGAGAGTATTAATTTTTTATCAATTAATGTTTGGATTGCTCTGAAACTTCTCTTTAGAAGTTCAGGATTTTCCATATCAGGCGTTTCATCACCAAGCTGTCCCATACATTGAGCCAATGCTGTGCCACCAAGTCTTTTCTTTCCATTAGAAAGGTCAATGAAAAGAATCACACTTTTATCTGGAGATTTTATATCAGGTGTAATAATCTTCTGTATATCAGGACATGGCGCATAAGCAGAAATTACAAGACTTCCTGGAGATTTTACAACTTCAACTCCATCTGGTGTTTTAACTTTTGCAGCCATTGAGAGAGAATCTTTACCTCCATCAATTGCTATACCCAGCTTTATCATAAACTCTGCCATAGCCTGTGCAGCTTTATAGAGTCTAACGCCTTCTCCTGGAAGTTTTGCAGCCCACATCCAGTTAGCAGAGCATTTAATATCTTGAATATCTGTAATCTTTGCCCATACTATGTTTGTTAAAGCTTCTGTGACAGAAAGCCTTGCCATAGCCTCAGGATTTATAAGTCCTTTTATTGGTTGTTCTCCTATGGCATGGGCAATTCCTGTTTTATTAAAATAGCTCTGAGCAACAACGCACACGTCTGAAACTGTAAGTTGCACAGGTCCGGCACACTGCTGTCTAACAATAAGTCCTGTAACTGAACGGTCTACTTTATTTGTTAGAAATCTTTTTGAACCTACAGAAAGAAGCCTCAAAACCCTATTTAATGCATCTTTCAGTGTTAAAGTTTCAGGAATTTTTAACGGTTTAAGTTTTTTTTCAATTGTTTGAAGTTTGAATTCTTTTTTTGGAATTTCTCCTAAAACATCCTTAAGATCAAAATTGACAGCTATTTGATTATTTTTACTGTCATAAACAATAAGTTTCCCATCTCCTGTTACTTCTCCAATAATTGACCATGGAAGCCTTTCCCTTTTACATAGAATACCAAAAAGTTTTACATTTTCTTTTTCTATTAAAATAGCATCATTTTCCTGATATTCTGCTCCCCATATTTCAAGAACAGAAAGAGTTTCGTCTCCAAGTATTACTTTTCTTATATCAATTTTTGCTCCTTCTGGATAGACAAGCTCTTTAACTACATTACAGTTTCCACCAGCGCCCTGGTCATGAATGCTTACTATAGGATTTTTTTTGCCAAGTTCAACACAGGCTCTAACAACTCTGTTAAGTTTATTTTCCATCTCAGCGTCTCCGCGCTGCACAGCATTAAAATCAAGCTCTTCACTAAGTTCTCCTGAAACCACAGAAGATGCAGCTCCGCCTCCCATCCCTATTCTGTAAGCAGGACCGCCAATTTTTACAACATACATTCCCTTTTTAGGTGAATCTTTCTCAGTATGAATTGCATTTATCTGACCTATGCCACCAGTAAACATTATGGGTTTTATCCACTCAACTCTTTCTCCGTCAGGAAGCCTCATACCAAATGAACGGGTAAATCCTGCTATTACAGGTTCACCAAATTTATTTCCATAATCAGAAGCACCATTGCTGGCTTCAATCTCAATCTGTAGAGGTGTTGCAAGATTAGAAGGATATTTAAAGGACTTATCTTCCCATGAAAGCTCATAGTTTGGGATATAAAGATTTCCAACACAATAAGCTGCTGTTCCTGCAATTGGGATAGCACCTTTACCAGTTGCATGAACATCACGGATTCTTCCTCCTGTCCCTGTCTCAGCTCCAGGGAAAGGAGCTACACCTGTTGGAAAATTATGAGTTTCAGCTGTGAAAATAAGATGATGTAGTTCCCTTTTTATTGCGAATCTACAAGACTTTCCAGGTATTTCAGGTTTTAAATATCCTATTTTTGCTCCATATATAGCGCTTGAATTATCTTTAAAGGCTATAACAGAATTTTTCGGATTTCTTTTCAAAGGTTCTTTTACTATATCAAAGAGCGTTTTTTCTGCCGGTTTCCCATCAATAAAAAGAGTTCCTCTGAAAAACCAGTGTCTTGAATGTTCACTGTTTGATTGAGCAAGATCAAAACATTCAACATCTGTTGGATTTCTCTTTAATCTGTCCTTGAAAAGCTTTAGATAAAACTCAATATCCCACTCATCCCATCCAAGACCAAGTTCATGATTTATTTTTTCAAGTGCTTTTTTCCCTTCTTCCAAAACAGGCACAATTCTTAAAGGTTTTGGAGATATGCCATGAGAAAAGTCATTAAGGGGCTCTGGATACGGACACTCAACCATTCTGTCATGAATCATGTCAAGAAAAAGTTTCATAGGGAAATTTTTAATTACAGGTATCAATTTATATCTTCTTGAGCGTTCTATTCTTTGAATTTTATTGATTCCGATGCTATGGCATACAGATACAGCACAGGTAGACCAGGCAGTAGAAAAATTAAGACGAGGTCCTACTTCAAATATCATTCCATTATCTGAAGATAGAAAGCTTTTATCTGAAAAGTTTTCTGGTTCAAAGGTTTCAGCTAAAAGCCATTTTAAAATAGTTAATTCATACTCTGATAGTTTTTTATCTGTCAGGATGTAGTAGCAAAATTCTGTTTCAACTTGTTTAATTTCATCTGAAATTTCAGAATTTATACGTTTGAGCAGTTGTTGTGTTTTATATTCTGAAAGAGCACCTTTTCTATAAAATTTCAGAATCATTCAGTTTTTTCCTTTATAATTAATTTACTTTCAGCTTCTGCTATTAATGTTCCATTTAAATTTTTTATCCAGGCTTTTGCTTCAATTAGTTTTGATTTTATATGCTCTGCATGAGCCTCTACCACTATTTTTTCCTGAGGCGCTACAGGATTTTTAAATCTTATTTTTAGCTCTGCTGTAACAGTATGATATCCAAGTGAATTTCCTGCATAAACACAGGCTTCATCAAGAAGCGAGGCAATAATTCCACCATGAATTATTCCACTCCAGCCTTGATATTCTTTCGTAAGAATTAATTCTGCAAAGGATTTACCTTCTCCGTGATTAAATTTTACTTTTAGTCCAACAGGATTTTGTTTTCCACAGACAAAACAATAATCTTCAGTTTTCATCATTTATTCATCATCTCAAGAAACTCTTTATTGGATTTTGTTCCTTTAAGTTTACTCAATAAAAATTCCATTGCCTCAATTGGACTGAGTGTACTCAGAACTTTTCTTAAAATCCAGACTTTGTTTAAAACATCAGGAGCAACAAGGAGTTCTTCTTTTCTTGTGCCAGAAGCACCAATATCAATACTTGGAAATATTCTTTTGTCTGCAAGTTTTCTATCCAGATGAACTTCCATGTTACCAGTTCCTTTAAACTCTTCAAAAATAACATCATCCATTCTGCTTCCTGTTTCTACAAGAGCTGTTGCAATTATTGTAAGAGAGCCGCCTTCTTCTATATTTCTTGCTGTACCAAAAAATCTTTTAGGTTTCTGCAAAGCTGTTGCTTCAAGTCCACCAGAAAGAACCTTTCCTGAAGCTGGAGTAATAGCATTGTATGCCCTTGCAAGTCTTGTTAAACTGTCAAGTAATATTACAACATCTTCTCCCTCTTCCACAAGTCTTTTCGCTCTTTCAATGACCATTTCTGAAACCTGGCAGTGTCTCTGAGCGGGCTCATCAAAGGTAGAACTTATAATTTCAGCTCCTGTAACCTGTCTGCGCCAGTCAGTAACTTCTTCAGGTCTTTCATCAATAAGCAGAACTATAAGGTATATTTCAGAATGATTCTTTTTTATAGCTTTTGCAATTGACTGAAGAAGCATGGTTTTTCCTGTTCTTGGAGCAGCCACAATTAAACCTCTTTGTCCCTTTCCAACAGGAGTGAGTAAATCCATCACTCTTGTTGAGTAATCTGCTGGATTATACTCAAGATTAATTTTTTCAGTAGGATAATAAGGAGTTAAATTGTCAAAAAGAGGTCTAATAATACTCTCTTCAACAGGCTTTCCATTAATTGATTCTACTTTAAGAAGTGCAAAATATCTTTCATTTTCTTTTGGAGGTCTAATCTGTCCTGTGATAAGGTCTCCTGTCCTCAAACCGAATTTTCTTATCTGGGAAGGCGAAACATAAATGTCATCAGGGCTTGGTAGATAACTGTAATCAGGACTTCTCAGAAAACCGAATCCTTCTGGAAGAATTTCAAGTACACCTGCACCGTAAACAGTTCCAATTTTTTCAATCTGGCTTTGAAGTATTGCAAAAATTAAATCCTGTTTTTTCATGGAAGTGGCATTCTCAATGTTCAGAGAATTTGCCATATCCATAAGCTCTGGAATTTTTTTCTGTTTTAATTCAGAAATAGAAATTGGAATGGTATTGTTTTCCATTATATTACCTCATTATGGATTTTTAAGGATTTTTTTCACTTTTTAAAATTGTTTAACCCTTCAGGAGGGCAACTTTAATGA
The Thermodesulfovibrio yellowstonii DSM 11347 DNA segment above includes these coding regions:
- a CDS encoding PaaI family thioesterase, which produces MMKTEDYCFVCGKQNPVGLKVKFNHGEGKSFAELILTKEYQGWSGIIHGGIIASLLDEACVYAGNSLGYHTVTAELKIRFKNPVAPQEKIVVEAHAEHIKSKLIEAKAWIKNLNGTLIAEAESKLIIKEKTE
- the rho gene encoding transcription termination factor Rho; this translates as MSISELKQKKIPELMDMANSLNIENATSMKKQDLIFAILQSQIEKIGTVYGAGVLEILPEGFGFLRSPDYSYLPSPDDIYVSPSQIRKFGLRTGDLITGQIRPPKENERYFALLKVESINGKPVEESIIRPLFDNLTPYYPTEKINLEYNPADYSTRVMDLLTPVGKGQRGLIVAAPRTGKTMLLQSIAKAIKKNHSEIYLIVLLIDERPEEVTDWRRQVTGAEIISSTFDEPAQRHCQVSEMVIERAKRLVEEGEDVVILLDSLTRLARAYNAITPASGKVLSGGLEATALQKPKRFFGTARNIEEGGSLTIIATALVETGSRMDDVIFEEFKGTGNMEVHLDRKLADKRIFPSIDIGASGTRKEELLVAPDVLNKVWILRKVLSTLSPIEAMEFLLSKLKGTKSNKEFLEMMNK
- the argS gene encoding arginine--tRNA ligase, with product MHKFLKNRIIETIKILGLPEVEPEIEIPKNEAFGDLSTPIAMEIAKKLKKPPRTIAQDIIQSINKSSFESVELAGPGFINFKFKNDFVFSELENLLKLGELFFTQNIGNGKKIQIEFVSANPTGPLHLGHGRGAALGAALANILKEAGYNVFTEYYINDAGKQVEILGLSVYIALQNLFGKNLEMPEECYKGEYINEIAKELYDLYGNSLQNKEFDEIADFLIDFSYKKMLNEIKKDLDDFGVNFDNWISERKLYHTGEVQRAILKLKELGFIYEKDGALWFHSTAFGDDKDRVIVKSDGTYTYFASDIAYHKNKIERGFDELINIWGADHHGYIQRVKAAVQALGMSDSQIKILLVQMVNLLREGKPVQMSKRAGTFVTLRELIDEIGADTTKFIFLTRRHDSHLEFDIEIAKKQSHENPVYYVQYAHARINSIFVKAQSEPERFSGELFNEDELRIIKKALIYPMIFELSVQMREPHRITFYLQELAALFHSYYHKYRVISENDELTETRLSLCKAIMFVLKHGLRMLGVKAPEKM
- the purL gene encoding phosphoribosylformylglycinamidine synthase; the encoded protein is MILKFYRKGALSEYKTQQLLKRINSEISDEIKQVETEFCYYILTDKKLSEYELTILKWLLAETFEPENFSDKSFLSSDNGMIFEVGPRLNFSTAWSTCAVSVCHSIGINKIQRIERSRRYKLIPVIKNFPMKLFLDMIHDRMVECPYPEPLNDFSHGISPKPLRIVPVLEEGKKALEKINHELGLGWDEWDIEFYLKLFKDRLKRNPTDVECFDLAQSNSEHSRHWFFRGTLFIDGKPAEKTLFDIVKEPLKRNPKNSVIAFKDNSSAIYGAKIGYLKPEIPGKSCRFAIKRELHHLIFTAETHNFPTGVAPFPGAETGTGGRIRDVHATGKGAIPIAGTAAYCVGNLYIPNYELSWEDKSFKYPSNLATPLQIEIEASNGASDYGNKFGEPVIAGFTRSFGMRLPDGERVEWIKPIMFTGGIGQINAIHTEKDSPKKGMYVVKIGGPAYRIGMGGGAASSVVSGELSEELDFNAVQRGDAEMENKLNRVVRACVELGKKNPIVSIHDQGAGGNCNVVKELVYPEGAKIDIRKVILGDETLSVLEIWGAEYQENDAILIEKENVKLFGILCKRERLPWSIIGEVTGDGKLIVYDSKNNQIAVNFDLKDVLGEIPKKEFKLQTIEKKLKPLKIPETLTLKDALNRVLRLLSVGSKRFLTNKVDRSVTGLIVRQQCAGPVQLTVSDVCVVAQSYFNKTGIAHAIGEQPIKGLINPEAMARLSVTEALTNIVWAKITDIQDIKCSANWMWAAKLPGEGVRLYKAAQAMAEFMIKLGIAIDGGKDSLSMAAKVKTPDGVEVVKSPGSLVISAYAPCPDIQKIITPDIKSPDKSVILFIDLSNGKKRLGGTALAQCMGQLGDETPDMENPELLKRSFRAIQTLIDKKLILSGHDRSDGGLITTLLEMAFSGSCGLHIKIKEPKLSNIMAELFNEEPGLAIEVDIKKLDKVEKFLIQNEISFYRIADTLKENKIIIEHSNKIIFDEPMTSLRDIWEETSYRLDMLQANPECVEEEKKSIYGRIAPHYKLSFTPERTPEIILKKKTKPLIAIIREEGSNGDREMAAAFYMAGFEPWDVCMQDLIDKKISLKKFKGIAFVGGFSFADVLDSAKGWAGCIKFSHLKKEFENFYMRNDTFSLGVCNGCQLMALLGWVPWYGIEELKQPRFIWNKSGRFESRWVTVKILPSPSIMLKEMEDSQIGVWIAHGEGRAYFPDKNILSKVLEKNLAPVRYVDDSGNITETYPFNPNNSPYGITALCSEDGRHLAMMPHPERTFLLWQLPWLPQDWKKLKASPWLKLFQNARLWCDSHA